The genomic window CGTGCTCTCCGGCTATCCCCATCTGGAGGAGGCGTACTGGTTCGGCGAGGGCGTGACCCCGGAGCTGGCCGCGCGGGGCCTGCTGTCGACGGTCCCGGCCTCGCCCCTGCTGGGCGTCCCGGCGGCGAACGGCCGCCCAGCCTCGGCCCCGGGCGGCGCGCCACTGCTGGTGGCGGGCGGGCGGTAGTCCCGCCCGCTCAAGTGCCTTCCCCGCCCCGCCCCGCCCCGCCCCGAACGGGCGGGCGGGGCGGGGTGCGTTCGGGCGCGGCGGGAACGGCTCCATGGACGCGCAGCCCCACCCCCGCCACCATGGCCTCATGGCTCACGACACCGCTCGTACGCCCCCGCCCCCGCCCCCCTCCGCCGACGTCGTCGTCATCGGCGCAGGCGTCATCGGCGCAGGCATCGCCTTCCACCTCGCCGAGGCAGGCGCGCGCGACGTACTCGTCCTGGAGCGCGACACCCCCGCGGTCGGGGAG from Streptomyces formicae includes these protein-coding regions:
- a CDS encoding FAD-dependent oxidoreductase codes for the protein MAHDTARTPPPPPPSADVVVIGAGVIGAGIAFHLAEAGARDVLVLERDTPAVGEIVRDLWLGREPFLDIGPLSATRFERAGAAARPEAHIS